One genomic region from Epinephelus moara isolate mb chromosome 8, YSFRI_EMoa_1.0, whole genome shotgun sequence encodes:
- the utp15 gene encoding U3 small nucleolar RNA-associated protein 15 homolog: protein MASFRPTKIQVYPKLGEKVTQDTLYWKNYKAPIQIKEFGAITNIDFSPVAPHNFAVTAFTRIHIYGPFSQEPVKTFTRFKDTAYCGRFRSDGQLLVAGCEDSVVRLFDVSGKVAIRMFKGHTKAVHVTDFTSDRYQILTGSDDYTCRLWDIPNATELNTYQEHTDYIRCGVTSKLNRDLFITGSYDHTLKLFDARTDKSVMTMDHGQPVESLLLYPSEGLLVSAGGRFVKVWDLLKGGQPLVSLKNHHKTVTSLCLSNNGERLLSASLDRHVKVYNTTNYKVVHNFDYAASILSLALAPNDESIVVGMTNSILSIKHRKSLEESKEVSGQQRRRPSYRVFVKGKNYVPKQDDYLVSKPVKQHLAKYDKQLKKFNVSKALDTALETWTRLRKPEITVAVIKELDRRGTLKNALAGRDEQGLARLLNFLIGNVVDQRFAPVLVTAAEMILDIYQSIIGQSPVVDRQLLRLQDLLEREIDYQQDLLEVLGMLDTMFASALPKKEVPCPGVSRANGLAQGEASTSRPQLQVT, encoded by the exons ATGGCTTCATTTAGACCTACAAAAATCCAAGTATACCCTAAACTTGGAGAGAAAGTCACACAAGACACACTGTACTGGAAAAACTACAAG GCTCCAATCCAGATAAAAGAATTTGGAGCAATTACAAACATAGACTTCTCCCCAGTGGCTCCACATAACTTTGCTGTGACAGCATTCACAAGA ATCCATATTTATGGGCCGTTCTCGCAGGAGCCTGTGAAGACATTTACGCGGTTTAAGGATACTGCATACTGTGGGAGATTCAGGTCAGACGGTCAGCTGCTCGTGgcgggatgtgaggactctgtGGTCCGGCTGTTTGATGTCAGCGGCAAGGTGGCAATCAGGATGTTCAAAGGGCACACAAA GGCTGTACACGTCACAGACTTCACCTCAGACCGTTACCAGATCCTCACAGGGTCAGACGACTACACCTGTCGACTTTGGGACATCCCAAATGCCACTGAGCTCAACACCTACCAAGAACACACAGATTACATTCGCTGTGGTGTCACGAGCAAACTCAACAGAGATCTCTTCATTACTG GATCTTACGACCACACGCTGAAACTGTTTGATGCCAGAACGGATAAGAGTGTGATGACCATGGACCACGGTCAGCCAGTGGAGAGTCTTCTTCTCTATCCTTCAGAGGGACTCCTCGTCTCTGCAG GTGGCCGTTTTGTGAAAGTGTGGGATCTGCTAAAAGGAGGACAGCCTCTGGTGTCTCTGAAGAACCATCACAAAACTGTCACCAGTTTATGTCTCAGCAACAACGGAGAGAGACTGCTGTCAGCTTCTCTGGACAG GCATGTGAAGGTGTACAACACAACCAACTATAAAGTGGTCCACAACTTTGACTACGCTGCCTCCATCCTCAGTCTGGCTCTGGCT CCGAACGATGAGTCCATCGTCGTGGGTATGACCAACAGTATTTTGAGTATCAAACACAGGAAGAGCCTTGAAGAGTCAAAGGAAGTCTCTGGGCAACAGAGGCGACGACCCTCATATCGTGTTTTTGTGAAGGGGAAGAACTACGTCCCTAAACAG GACGATTATCTCGTCAGCAAGCCAGTGAAACAGCATTTGGCCAAATACGACAAGCAGCTCAAGAAATTTAATGTATCAAAGGCTTTGGATACAGCTCTGGAG ACATGGACAAGACTGCGAAAGCCAGAGATTACGGTTGCTGTCATAAAGGAGCTGGACCGAAGAGGAACGTTGAAGAACGCTTTGGCAGGAAGGGATGAACAGGGACTTGCTCGGTTGCTCAATTTCCTCATAGG GAACGTGGTTGACCAAAGGTTTGCTCCCGTCCTCGTCACAGCAGCTGAGATGATCCTGGACATCTATCAGTCAATAATCGGCCAGTCACCAGTCGTGGACCGACAGCTGCTACGTCTGCAGGATCTGCTGGAGAGAGAGATCGACTACCAGCAGGACCTCCTGGAGGTGCTGGGCATGTTGGACACAATGTTTGCCTCTGCCCTCCCTAAGAAGGAGGTTCCATGCCCTGGCGTCAGCAGGGCTAACGGCCTGGCTCAGGGAGAAGCGAGTACCTCAAGACCACAGCTTCAGGTCACCTGA
- the LOC126394233 gene encoding transcription factor BTF3-like, which produces MKELIMNQEKLAKLQAQVRIGGKGSARRKKKVVHRTATADDKKLQFSLKKLGVNNISGIEEVNMFTNQGTVIHFNNPKVQASLAANTFTITGHAENKQLTEMLPGILNQLGADSLTSLRRLAETLPKPAGENKAPMVAAEEDDDDVPDLVENFDEASKDEAN; this is translated from the exons ATGAAGGAGTTGATAATGAACCAGGAGAAGCTCGCCAAACTGCAGGCGCAGGTCCGCATAGGCGGCAAG GGGTCGGCCCGCAGAAAGAAGAAGGTGGTGCACAGGACAGCAACAGCAGATGACAAGAAGCTGCAGTTTTCCCTCAAGAAACTGGGAGTCAACAACATCTCTGGCATCGAGGAG GTGAATATGTTCACAAACCAGGGCACAGTTATCCACTTCAATAACCCAAAGGTTCAGGCCTCCTTGGCTGCCAACACCTTTACGATCACAGGGCACGCTGAGAACAAGCAGCTCACAGAGATGCTCCCAGGAATCCTAAACCAGCTGGGAGCCGACAGTCTAACCAGCCTCAGGAGATTAGCAGAGACCCTGCCCAAACCAG CTGGAGAGAACAAAGCCCCCATGGTTGCTGCtgaagaggatgatgatgatgtcccAG ATCTTGTTGAAAACTTTGACGAGGCTTCAAAGGACGAGGCAAACTAA